A genomic segment from Cyprinus carpio isolate SPL01 chromosome A4, ASM1834038v1, whole genome shotgun sequence encodes:
- the LOC109060252 gene encoding uncharacterized protein LOC109060252 — MKSAKELGERAVCKTSFKALWNRLLPHIKNCRPCTDLCWQCQSNNEQLIRSANLPDDRKSEAVKKQQDHLSLVQKERAVYNDMTAACRKICSGSNLFFGPFLPASKKIRMHYSFDFAQQLHFPSNPLQPGPMYFLTPRKCGLFGVSCEGLQKQVNYLIDEGMSSTKGSNEVISYMHHFFSNFGVGETEVDLHCDNCSGQNKNNFMLWYLAWQVGQKLHDKIEIHFLIAGHTKFPPDCGFGLIKQAYMKTRVNTFWQTSLRLWKTALL, encoded by the exons ATGAAGTCTGCTAAGGAGCTTG GTGAGCGTGCAGTTTGTAAAACCAGCTTCAAAGCATTGTGGAACCGACTTCTCCCACACATCAAAAATTGCCGGCCGTGCACAGATCTCTGCTGGCAGTGCCAAAGCAATAACGAGCAGCTGATACGAAGTGCAAACCTCCCAGATGATAGAAAGTCTGAAGCAGTAAAGAAGCAACAAGATCATCTTTCCCTTGTGCAGAAAGAGAGGGCTGTGTACAACGACATGACTGCTGCCTGCAGAAAGATTTGCTCTGGCTCTAACCTGTTTTTTGGACCGTTCCTACCAGCAAGCAAGAAGATTAGGATGCATTACAGTTTTGATTTTGCTCAGCAg TTACACTTTCCCTCAAACCCTCTCCAGCCAGGACCAATGTACTTCCTGACCCCACGGAAATGTGGCCTATTTGGTGTTTCCTGTGAAGGGCTGCAGAAACAGGTGAATTACCTGATTGATGAAGGCATGTCATCTACTAAGGGAAGCAATGAAGTCATCAGCTACATGCATCATTTCTTCAGCAACTTTGGAGTTGGAGAAACAGAGGTGGATCTTCATTGTGACAACTGCAGTGGGCAGAACAAGAACAACTTCATGCTCTGGTACCTTGCCTGGCAGGTTGGACAAAAGCTTCATGATAAAATTGAAATCCACTTCCTTATTGCTGGCCACACCAAGTTTCCCCCTGACTGTGGCTTTGGACTCATCAAGCAAGCCTACATGAAGACAAGAGTCAACACATTTTGGCAGACATCGCTGAG GTTGTGGAAAACAGCTCTCCTGTGA